The nucleotide sequence GTATTCATTATAATATATTTCCCCATCGTGATATGCTGCATATCTCGATATATAATCTATATGTGCAAGAGAATCTATATACTCATGACACCTTAAACAGGCTAACATAGTCTTAAAATACATTTCAAAAACTTCTTTTTTAGGTGAAGACTTATATATGGTTTTTTCATAAAGATCTAAACCATTTAAAAGATGTATTGACCCTAAAACATAATCAAATTCATATTTATCATTTATACTCTTATTTTGCTCTTTAATCTCTTCTCCCATGCCTATTTCAACACCAAGTAAAACTTTGTTACTCCTATATTTATTGTACTCTTTAAAATATTTATCTATATCAAATACAAATTCACCTTTAACAGGATAATTTAAATCAATATGTTCAGTAATTATTATACCTAAGTTTTTCTTTTCTCCAGCATCAATCGCTTCTTCTATATTCATCTTTGAATCTGTTGAAAACAAGGTATGAAGATGTGTATCAAAAACCATAAAATATCACCTCGCACAATAAAATAATAATTAATTAATATTTAACCCAGAAGGCTAATATCAAACTAAAACCTTAGTTTTATTATACAGAATTACTTTTAACTTTACAAAC is from Clostridium acetobutylicum ATCC 824 and encodes:
- a CDS encoding histidinol phosphate phosphatase; its protein translation is MVFDTHLHTLFSTDSKMNIEEAIDAGEKKNLGIIITEHIDLNYPVKGEFVFDIDKYFKEYNKYRSNKVLLGVEIGMGEEIKEQNKSINDKYEFDYVLGSIHLLNGLDLYEKTIYKSSPKKEVFEMYFKTMLACLRCHEYIDSLAHIDYISRYAAYHDGEIYYNEYSDYIDEVLKFIVDREIVIEINTRRLNKKEVCENLMPIYKRYSELGGRFVTIGSDSHYKDSIGLNFKNALKMAENCNLKPVFFEKRLMKYA